In Cyclopterus lumpus isolate fCycLum1 chromosome 5, fCycLum1.pri, whole genome shotgun sequence, the genomic stretch tgtgcgtgtgtgtgtgcatgtgtgtgtgcgtgtgtgtgtgtgtgtgtgtgcatgtgtgtgtgtgtgtgcatgtgtgcgtgcgtgcgcatgtgtgtgtgtgtgtgcatgtgtgtgcgtgtgtatgtgtgtgtgtgtgcatgtgtgtgtgtgtgtgcgtgtgtgtgtgtgcatgtgtgtgtgtgtgtgcatgcgtgtgcgtatgtgtgtgtgtgtgcatgtgtgtgtgcgtgcgtgtgtgcatgtgtgtgtgtgtgcatgtgtgtgtgtgtgtgcgtgtgtgcatgtgtgtgtgtgtgcatgtgtgtgtgtgcgtgtgtatgtgtgtgcgtgtgtgtgtgcgtgtgtgtgcatgtgtgtgtgcgtgtgtgtgtgtgcatgtgtgtgtgtgtgtgcatgcgtgtgcgtatgtgtgtgtgtgtgcatgtgtgtgtgcgtgcgtgtgtgcatgtgtgtgtgtgtgcatgtgtgtgtgtgtgtgcgtgtgtgcatgtgtgtgtgtgtgcatgtgtgtgtgtgcgtgtgtatgtgtgtgcgtgtgtgtgtgcatgtgtgtgtgtgcgtgtgtgtgtgtgcatgtgtgtgtgtgtgcatgtgtgcgtgcgtgcgcatgtgcatgtgtgtgtgtgtgtgcatgtgtgtgcgtgtgtatgtgtgtgtgtgtgcatgtgtgtgtgtgtgtgcgtgtgtatgtgtgtgtgtgtgtgtgtgcgtgtgtgtgtgcatgtgtgtgtgtgcgtgtgtgtgtgtgtgcatgtgtgtgtgtgtgtgcatgtgtgcgtgcgtgcgcatgtgtgtgtgtgtgtgcatgtgtgtgcatgtgtgtgtatgtgtgtgtgtgcgtgtgtgcatgtgtgtgtgtgtgtgtgtgcgtgtgtgtgtgcatgtgtgtgtgcgtgtgtgtgtgtgtgtgtgtgtgcatgtgtgtgtgtgtgtgcatgtgtgcgtgcgtgcgcatgtgtgtgtgtgtgcatgtgtgtgcgtgtgtatgtgtgtgtgtgtgcatgtgtgtgtgtgtgtgcgtgtgtgtgtgtgcatgtgtgtgtgtgtgtgcatgcgtgtgcgtatgtgtgtgtgtgtgcatgtgtgtgtgcgtgcgtgtgtgcatgtgtgtgtgtgtgcatgtgtgtgtgtgtgtgcgtgtgtgcatgtgtgtgtgtgtgcatgtgtgtgtgtgcgtgtgtatgtgtgtgcgtgtgtgtgtgcgtgtgtgtgcatgtgtgtgtgcgtgtgtgtgtgtgcatgtgtgtgtgtgtgtgcatgcgtgtgcgtatgtgtgtgtgtgtgcatgtgtgtgtgcgtgcgtgtgtgcatgtgtgtgtgtgtgtgcgtgtgtgcatgtgtgtgtgtgtgcatgtgtgtgtgtgcgtgtgtatgtgtgtgcgtgtgtgtgtgcgtgtgtgtgtgcatgtgtgtgtgtgcgtgtgtgtgtgtgtgcatgtgtgtgtgtgtgtgcgtgtgtatgtgtgtgtgtgtgtgtgtgcgtgtgtgtgtgcatgtgtgtgtgtgcgtgtgtgtgtgtgtgcatgtgtgtgtgtgtgtgcatgtgtgcgtgcgtgcgcatgtgtgtgtgtgtgcatgtgtgtgcatgtgtgtgtatgtgtgtgtgtgtgtgtgtgtgcgtgtgtgcatgtgtgtgtgtgtgcatgtgtgtgtgtatgtgtgtgtgtgtgtgtgtgcgtgtgtgtgcatgtgtgtgtgtgcgtgtgtgtgtgtgtgcatgtgtgtgtgtgtgtgtgcatgtgtgcgtgcgtgcgcatgtgcatgtgtgtgtgtgtgtgcatgtgtgtgcgtgtgtatgtgtgtgtgtgtgcatgtgtgtgtgtgtgtgtgtgtgcatgtgtgtgcgtgtgtatgtgtgtgtgtgtgtgtgcgtgtgtgtgtgtgtgcatgcgtgtgcgtatgtgtgtgcatgtgtgtgtgcgtgcgtgtgtgcatgtgtgtgtgtgcatgtgtgtgtgtgcatgtgtgtgcatgtgtgtgtgtgtgtgtgcatgtgtgtgtgtgtgtgtgcatgcttttaACTCTCCAACACAAAGCCACATTTACGAGCTGCCATGAATTCATATCTGTGGGCCAACAGACTGAAACGCATCCGCTCCTTGGAAACCTCGTGACCCTGAAGAACTGGAATGCTTCTTCCTCCTGGCGACGCTCTTCCGTTACATGATGGGATGTTGTTGCAGGCTGGGTTTACTGGTCACTCTGCAGGAGTGGATAAGTGGAAGTATTGCCCCCGTTGTTTCTGTAATGTTGCAACGCCACGATGACGCACACGCTCATTgcatgtttccatcacctgaCGATAGGCATTGTGTCAGCCTGTAGTCAGTGTGTGGTGAACAGAGATAACTATTAGCATACTAGACTAACTACATGTTGCTTTTGTATTGGAGTCTGGAAATAATATTGATTTTCTGTCATAAATTAACAAATAccattaaaagaagaaaaaaaactcaaaagcCTGATAATGTATATTCCTGTGTGACAGATAAGCTGAAACTATTCCCATGGCGATACATTTATAAGTTAGGTAACATTGCTGTCACCTGTGGCGGTCTCACCTCACCCCGGTTCAGTCTTGGGCGTTGTCCACTGTCATTGAACCTCTGGCCGAGGTGTATTAACAGTGGGAACATGGAGCATATTATTTCActgtatgcagatgatataTTGCTATTCCTCCATAAACCTAAACAATCAATTACCTGCTCGAAATGATCTGTGAATTAGGTAGATTCTCTGGCTATAAGATCAATGTGGGTAAATCAACTGCCCTACCACTTGGAGGCAGTAGAGACCCCGATAACAGCATAATATCTCCATTTAATTTATCTCCCAATGGCTTTAAATACCTGGGAATCCATGTCTGCTCCCAACTGGAACACCTGGTGCAGATTAACAGATTAAACTGAATTTACTTACTGCCGCTCCCAATTCCTTGGCTGGGACGCATAGCtgttattaaaatgaatatactCCGAGAATGTTGTACCCCTTGTAAATGATACCCAACAACATCCCAAGTAACTTTTTATAGATTTGCATAAAACCATAtctaaattttaaaaaacaaacactctaAAATGAGTTTAGAGAAACTCCAACTGCCGGTGGTAAATGGGGGTCTAGCAGTACCGAAtcttcttatttatttacttgttgGAGATAATGTTCCTTTGGGGACAGTCGACAAGAAAATAAAGTGGTGGTAAGaatgatataaatacaattgttatagTAGGTTGAACATGGAGGATGACAAACATCCTtggaaaaacaattaaaagaaagCTGTAAAGAGCGACTTATGTTCAGTGATTTAATGGACAAGTTATTTACAGAAGTACAATCACCGACTTTGAAGGCACAGTTAAGCATTTCTTTGCAGTCTAACCAGTTTAGaggttgaaaaacaaaacacagagagcCGCTTACATAACCTTCagataagtaaaaaaaataaagctgtaCACAAAATATAAAGATCAGTCTTTGACCACAGTCTCTAATCTGtggactttttcttcttcttcttggacaCCGGTGTTTCTGGGAGCTCTTCTGCAGCCACAGTCTCAGATTtgcgtttcttcttcttcttggaagGAGTTTCAGTTTCCTCTGCTCCGTTATCTGTGGCAGCGACTTCCTCTGCAGGAACCTCCACAGTCTCAGATCtgcgtttcttcttcttcttggctgGCGTGTCCTCTACCTCCATCTCCTCGGCCGCTGGCTTCTTCTTCCCGACGGGGGTTTCTGCGTCTCCATTCtcagcctgagagagagagagtagagaaGGTAAGCCACCATATGATGTTGTTTATACTGCCAGACGAGCGCTAaattcatatacacatgtatatgcaATGTCCGACTCACTTCAGTGACCAGGTCCATTGTGTGGGACCAGCCAATGGTTAGGAGTCAGGCTGCTCTAGCATGTCGTACACTGAGACAGGACCACGAGGAGGTCGAGGCTCAAATCGAAACATGCGGCCTGAGCTTCAGTTCATGCTCACCTCAGCGTCGCCGTTTTCATCCTGCAGCTTCTTTTCACGCTTCTTgcgtttcttttccttcttcaccagtTTTCTCTTGAGCTCAGTTACGACATCAGTGgcctgagaggaagaggagaaacacaattaaataaaatcactcAACCAGGtggaagcgcacacacacacacttctccaggGTGGTGATGCTGCGTCAGGCTCATTAAATCAGTGTATACCCTCAGTGAAGTCAGGAAAAGAGGCGTCATCATTCACAGCATTGACACACTGAACTCATCAAGGAGCACTAACACCATGACCCCGTGCTGCAGCGTCACGTCTGAGCTCACCTCTTTCATGGCCTCCTTCATGACGTCCACGTTCTTCCGGGGCACGTCTCCAGTTTCATAGAAGGACAGGCGCTCCTCTACCTGTTCACGCAGCTTGTCCCCGTAGACGCATGTGGGGAGCTCTGCAACGAGAAGCATTCAAGAAGTTCAATCACAAAGCCTGCAGAGGACTGGAGCTTCAGCCTCAGGCGGCTTTGCTCAGGAAGTAGCTTGTCACCACCACCCCGAGGGGTGACTACTGTTGACGAAAAATAGAGCATCACTGCAATAAAGCCACGCGTGAAGCTCCTGTGGGCTTCCTCCACCAGGTGGCGTGACTCACCAGAGAAACAGTCGATGCGGGAGGCGATGGTGCACTTGTTGGCCAGATATCTGGAGATGCGGCCTTTGTTCTTGGCGGCCGCGCGGCCAATGAAGGTGGAGTGGAAGATGAGCCCGTACTTGGGGGTGTTGCCTTTAGTCTTCAGGGCTCTGAGTGGAGATACAGACCACTTTAGAGACGGAGCAACAGCTCAACAGGGGCATGAACCACAGGGCACAAGGGACCCGCTTAAGGACTCACTAACCCTCCTTGTGGAGGAAGTATCGGCCCAATAAGTATGACGTGCTCAACTATATTCATCGTAACTCTAAAGCCTGCAGAGTACCGTTATGATCTGGCCGTGTTAAAGATGAAGCCGCTCCTCGGTTGTTCAGGGTTACATTGGAAGTGTCAGCACAGTTACTCAGTGGATTGACAGATATTTGAACATCATTACAACCGAGGACGCCGACACGAGCACAAAACAATAAGTTACTGTTATCACACTAATCCACGTGCACCACTGGTGTGTTAGTGACAGAGGCACTGGGTTTAATGGCCCGCATGTCAGGTCTTGACGAGGACTCGGCAGCCCCCTAGTGGAGCGCATGGAAACGTTAAAGTGTAAACACTTTGATGAGGCGCTCAACattcaaactaaaaaaagaCCACGTTCTGgaattaaattactttaaacGTTCGGCACTAGTTATCCCAACAAGCTGTTAATAGTATTTAGTGATGGTTTATTGCTCTGCAAACGGCCCTtaaactttaaccctttcagaCTAACTCGTTGTTCAGATGTTCTACCTCAGTGCTGTGGGGGGCTGCTCAGACCGTGGGGGGGTGCAATAGAGCGAGTGGGATCACTCCAGAGGAGACTCGGTCTTCTCCGGTCACCCGGCTCTGCTCCTGCCCAGCCCTGCCATCACTGCAACCACCTCTTTCCCCAGCAGGGAGGGGGTGCCCCAGTACCTGAACAGGGCCTTCTCTGCTCCCAGGATCTGGACTGTGGAGGCCGGGTACTTGGCCAGGTTGGTCAGGCTGCCGGCATGGGAGATCAGACGAGCTCCCACCTGAGAAGAACAAAGCAAGCGTTGGTCTCACTGACAAACACAGAAGAATGTATTGATTACGAAGAGAGGACCATCAGCAATCACCGGATATATTTTCAGCACATGAATCAGAGGATTGACAGATTTGGTACAACATCATTGGTCCTGCAGTAATTTCATGTAAAAACGTATTAAACCGTACCACGTCTCCAATTAAGGCCGCTAGATTTGGAGCCACTTGGATCATCTTGGAGCGCAGGTACTCCTGCAGCTCCAGCCGATAGCTGGCCAGAGACACCACCCGAGTGGAGAACCTCTCTATGTTGATCAGGTCAATGGGAGAGATGTCCATACCTGAGCAGATCAGAGGGCGTTGGTACAGACAATACTCCTCACCCACTGGGCAGTAACCATTTCAACCTGAGCTCTAAATGCTTGTTTCTCCCGACAGGATCCGAAGTGAGGATTTGTTCCTTCACTACAGGTTTAtgagagtagtagtagtactctgCCCCCCTGTGTTGGTCACCAAGGACACGGGTTGGTCCAGAGTGGGCAAATAGGGGGCGTGGTTATACATGTCCTTTACACATGTTAAACATCCTTCACACGCATTTCAATGTCTTAAGAACGATAAATATAATGTGCTGACCCATGGAGGAACGGGAGGCCTCCAGAATGGCCTGAGCCTTGGCGCCGTCCATCACCACTTCTTCTAGACTCGGCAAACTCTCTTCTGACAACTCCTTCCTGTTCCCGATGAGCTGAGCCATGCGGCAGTACATAGAGTTGTCCGGCACGATCTTGACCAGCTCTGGGAAGTGGTAGCCGTACCATTCACTGCAGACACAAGACAGGTAGTTAGACAGACGCACCATCATGCCACTGCAGTGGGCAAAGTGAACCACGGTGAGGCGAGGGAGCCTTACCGGACACGCATGGAGAACGTGTTGATGTCCTTGTCCAGCTGGTCCAGCAGAGCGATGGACTGTATGATCATGTTGTCCACGCGGTTGACGTTGAACTTTACTTTAGCTCTGGAGTAGCTGTGGCCCAAACCCAGCTGGGCCTTGGAGGCAGCCAGGGCAGTCAGGCCCTTCACGAGGGCGTGGAAGTGCAGACGCACACCTGACGGAGAGATGACGGGCACGTTGGGTTtctgagttttatttatttatttattatgattattattatgtgacCAGTCAGATTTTCAGTATAAACCTTCATGAGTTTCAGGGTCAAAAGATTGCATCACGAGAGGCCATGTTATCATTACAAAGAGATCATCCCATTTATATTTAAACGCAGGTTATTGGCAGATGGGCTCCTCACCTCGGCCGATCTCTGCCACCACCCCTCCAGTCTGGATGGAGAGGCTAAACTCTTCTTGTAAAGCGGCTCCAATCTTGGCATCTGAAACCCCCAACGTCGCTTTCTTCTTCCCAGAAAGAGGAAGGTTGGTCTCCAGGAACAACTTCAGGTCAGCGTGAACCACACCTGCAGGTAAAGCATGACTCAAAGTATTAGATTGATGCGTAATCAAGCTCAGTGTGCAGAACCTCAGACCCACAAAGACTGGTTGTGATCAGGTGTGCAGAGGCCCACTGAGCAGCTCACATGACTGTCTACAGCAATGCACAGTACCAGTGACTAGATAACTAACTCGGGCCTCGGCTGTTCAGGGTTACATTGGATGCGTCAGCACAGTTGCTCAGTGGATTGACAGATATTTGAACATCATTACAGCCGAGGACACCGACACGAGCACAAAGTAGAGAAAACCCATCTTGCCTTCAGAAATGGcgttcatgttctccagagccCCCTGGGCCGACTTGAAGGGGAAGAAGGCAGCCAAGCTCACCATGCTGTTG encodes the following:
- the LOC117731221 gene encoding nucleolar protein 56-like; translated protein: MVLLHVLFEHASGYALFAVREVEEIGMLLPQVEESVLSLGKFNSMVSLAAFFPFKSAQGALENMNAISEGVVHADLKLFLETNLPLSGKKKATLGVSDAKIGAALQEEFSLSIQTGGVVAEIGRGVRLHFHALVKGLTALAASKAQLGLGHSYSRAKVKFNVNRVDNMIIQSIALLDQLDKDINTFSMRVREWYGYHFPELVKIVPDNSMYCRMAQLIGNRKELSEESLPSLEEVVMDGAKAQAILEASRSSMGMDISPIDLINIERFSTRVVSLASYRLELQEYLRSKMIQVAPNLAALIGDVVGARLISHAGSLTNLAKYPASTVQILGAEKALFRALKTKGNTPKYGLIFHSTFIGRAAAKNKGRISRYLANKCTIASRIDCFSELPTCVYGDKLREQVEERLSFYETGDVPRKNVDVMKEAMKEATDVVTELKRKLVKKEKKRKKREKKLQDENGDAEAENGDAETPVGKKKPAAEEMEVEDTPAKKKKKRRSETVEVPAEEVAATDNGAEETETPSKKKKKRKSETVAAEELPETPVSKKKKKKSTD